In one window of Streptomyces roseofulvus DNA:
- a CDS encoding DUF2470 domain-containing protein, protein MSVAPSPVLPQQTAAEQVRSVLARAISLSLTLDGQTYDLLGAHTVGARGRITLHPPADTPLTDHLDRAPLRTLDVRVDLTDIAPTALRDRVRARVALTGRLAPATPGDPGSLRLDLSRITLRTGTGTEEVAPAAYALAAPDPLALEEAALLTHLADAHPDLVSDLVVLAGSRLPHGVVRALPLAMDRHAVSLRCEYGEGHCDLRLLFPAEARDAATAGDMVRRLLTAPRCAHHHDHH, encoded by the coding sequence GTGAGCGTCGCCCCCTCCCCCGTCCTGCCCCAGCAGACCGCCGCGGAACAGGTCCGGTCCGTCCTGGCCCGGGCCATCTCCCTCTCCCTCACCCTCGACGGACAGACCTACGACCTGCTCGGCGCCCACACCGTCGGCGCCCGCGGCCGGATCACCCTCCACCCGCCCGCCGACACCCCGCTCACCGACCACCTCGACCGTGCCCCGCTCCGGACGCTCGACGTCCGCGTCGACCTCACCGACATCGCCCCGACCGCCCTCCGCGACCGGGTCCGCGCGCGCGTCGCCCTCACCGGCCGGCTCGCCCCCGCCACCCCCGGCGACCCCGGCTCGCTCCGCCTCGACCTGTCCCGGATCACCCTCCGCACCGGCACCGGGACCGAGGAGGTCGCCCCCGCCGCGTACGCCCTCGCCGCCCCCGACCCGCTCGCCCTGGAGGAGGCCGCGCTCCTCACCCACCTCGCCGACGCCCACCCCGACCTCGTGTCCGACCTGGTCGTCCTGGCCGGCTCCCGCCTCCCGCACGGCGTGGTCCGCGCCCTCCCGCTCGCCATGGACCGGCACGCCGTCTCGCTGCGCTGCGAGTACGGCGAGGGCCACTGCGACCTCCGCCTCCTCTTCCCCGCCGAGGCCCGCGACGCCGCCACCGCCGGCGACATGGTCCGCCGGCTGCTCACCGCCCCGCGCTGCGCCCACCACCACGACCACCACTGA
- a CDS encoding transcriptional regulator, translated as MATSSSPELLVLHAVRLRGMTTEAEAAARFGLDADAVGELLLDLQAYGRVTRSGFAGTSGWSLTDAGRTEGERLLAEELAGSGHGAYVRERYETFLAYNARCLTACTDWQLRPDGSGRLAVNTHADMDWDGRILDELTVLGGVIDTLAAELGSRLDRFSGYGDRFTAALARVRRGEFSWVDRPRADSCHTVWMELHEDLLATLGIRRGEEPVPRAAG; from the coding sequence ATGGCGACCTCCTCCTCTCCCGAGCTGCTGGTCCTGCACGCCGTACGGCTGCGGGGCATGACCACCGAGGCGGAGGCCGCGGCCCGCTTCGGCCTCGACGCGGACGCCGTCGGCGAGCTGCTGCTGGACCTCCAGGCGTACGGCCGGGTCACCCGGAGCGGCTTCGCCGGCACGTCCGGCTGGAGCCTCACCGACGCCGGCCGCACGGAGGGGGAGCGGCTGCTCGCCGAGGAGCTGGCCGGGTCGGGTCACGGGGCGTACGTGCGCGAGCGGTACGAGACCTTCCTCGCGTACAACGCGCGCTGCCTGACGGCCTGCACCGACTGGCAGCTGCGGCCCGACGGCAGCGGCCGGCTGGCGGTCAACACGCACGCCGACATGGACTGGGACGGCCGGATCCTCGACGAGCTGACCGTCCTCGGCGGCGTCATCGACACCCTCGCCGCGGAGCTCGGCTCCCGGCTCGACCGCTTCTCCGGCTACGGCGACCGCTTCACCGCCGCCCTGGCCCGGGTCCGGCGCGGCGAGTTCTCCTGGGTGGACCGGCCCCGCGCCGACTCCTGCCACACCGTCTGGATGGAGCTCCACGAGGACCTGCTGGCGACCCTGGGCATCCGCCGGGGCGAGGAGCCCGTGCCGCGCGCGGCGGGCTGA
- a CDS encoding EF-hand domain-containing protein, with amino-acid sequence MSDRARILFDALDLDQDGTLTRTEVIRALREKGPTLAARGVLPVWGVGGDDDSAALFDAADQNGDRVLSFEEFAAVVDRRFGW; translated from the coding sequence ATGAGCGACAGGGCCCGTATCCTCTTCGACGCGCTCGACCTCGACCAGGACGGCACACTGACCCGGACCGAGGTCATCCGGGCGCTGCGCGAGAAGGGCCCCACCCTGGCGGCGCGCGGTGTCCTGCCCGTCTGGGGCGTCGGCGGCGACGACGACTCGGCGGCGCTCTTCGACGCCGCCGACCAGAACGGCGACCGCGTCCTCAGCTTCGAGGAGTTCGCCGCCGTCGTGGACCGCCGCTTCGGCTGGTGA
- a CDS encoding glycoside hydrolase family 13 protein, producing MAAPTPTRTADWWRDAVIYQVYPRSFADGDGDGTGDLAGVRARLPHLAALGVDAVWFTPWYASPMVDGGYDVADYRAIDPAFGTLDEAEKLIAEAAALGLRVIVDIVPNHVSDQHAWFREALAAGPGSEARARFHFRPGRGEHGELPPNDWPSQFSGTTWTRVPDGEWYLHLFTPEQPDLNWSHPDVRREHEEVLRFWFERGVAGVRIDSAALLTKDPDLRDFTEGVDPHPYIDLDEIHDVYRSWRSIADEYGGVFVGEVWLPDAERFARYLRPDELHTAFNFNFLACPWEPDRLRRTIDDTLAEHAPVHAPATWVLCNHDVTRTATRYGRADTAFDFAAKRFGTPADLELGTRRARAAALLTLALPGSVYLYQGEELGLPEADIPRDRIQDPMHFRSGGTDPGRDGCRVPLPWEAGAPSYGFVNGGGTDPWLPQPADWARYAVDRQSADPDSMLTLYRTALALRRTEPGFGDGTLRWLPAADGVLAFARDHGLICVVNLSPGPVELPAHTATLLASGPLDPTGALPPDTAVWLRG from the coding sequence GTGGCAGCCCCCACCCCGACCCGTACCGCCGACTGGTGGCGCGACGCCGTCATCTACCAGGTCTACCCGCGCAGCTTCGCCGACGGCGACGGGGACGGCACCGGTGACCTCGCGGGCGTCCGGGCACGACTGCCCCACCTCGCCGCCCTCGGCGTCGACGCCGTCTGGTTCACCCCCTGGTACGCCTCCCCGATGGTCGACGGCGGCTACGACGTCGCCGACTACCGCGCCATCGACCCCGCCTTCGGCACCCTCGACGAGGCCGAGAAGCTCATCGCCGAGGCCGCCGCCCTCGGCCTCCGCGTCATCGTCGACATCGTCCCCAACCACGTCTCCGACCAGCACGCCTGGTTCCGCGAGGCGCTCGCCGCCGGACCCGGCAGCGAGGCCCGCGCCCGCTTCCACTTCCGCCCCGGCCGCGGCGAGCACGGCGAACTCCCGCCCAACGACTGGCCCTCCCAGTTCTCCGGCACCACCTGGACCCGGGTCCCCGACGGAGAGTGGTACCTCCACCTCTTCACCCCCGAACAGCCCGACCTCAACTGGTCCCACCCCGACGTCCGCCGCGAGCACGAGGAGGTCCTCCGCTTCTGGTTCGAGCGCGGCGTCGCCGGCGTCCGCATCGACTCCGCCGCCCTGCTCACCAAGGACCCGGACCTGCGGGACTTCACCGAGGGCGTCGACCCGCACCCGTACATCGACCTCGACGAGATCCACGACGTCTACCGCTCCTGGCGGTCGATAGCCGACGAGTACGGCGGCGTCTTCGTCGGCGAGGTCTGGCTCCCCGACGCCGAACGCTTCGCCCGCTACCTTCGCCCCGACGAACTCCACACCGCCTTCAACTTCAACTTCCTCGCCTGCCCCTGGGAACCGGACCGGCTGCGCCGCACCATCGACGACACCCTCGCCGAGCACGCCCCCGTCCACGCCCCCGCCACCTGGGTCCTCTGCAACCACGACGTCACCCGCACCGCCACCCGCTACGGCCGCGCCGACACCGCCTTCGACTTCGCCGCGAAGCGCTTCGGCACCCCCGCCGACCTGGAGCTCGGCACCCGCAGGGCCCGGGCCGCCGCCCTCCTCACCCTCGCCCTGCCCGGCTCCGTCTACCTCTACCAGGGCGAGGAACTCGGCCTCCCCGAGGCCGACATCCCGCGGGACCGCATCCAGGACCCCATGCACTTCCGCTCCGGCGGCACCGACCCCGGCCGCGACGGCTGCCGGGTGCCCCTCCCCTGGGAGGCCGGGGCACCTTCGTACGGCTTCGTCAACGGCGGCGGTACGGACCCCTGGCTGCCGCAGCCCGCCGACTGGGCCCGTTACGCCGTCGACCGGCAGAGCGCCGACCCCGACTCCATGCTCACCCTCTACCGCACGGCGCTCGCCCTGCGCCGCACCGAGCCCGGCTTCGGCGACGGCACGCTCCGCTGGCTGCCGGCCGCCGACGGAGTCCTCGCCTTCGCCCGCGACCACGGCCTGATCTGCGTCGTCAACCTCTCCCCGGGCCCGGTCGAGCTCCCCGCGCACACCGCGACACTGCTCGCCAGCGGCCCGCTCGACCCGACCGGCGCCCTCCCCCCGGACACCGCCGTCTGGCTGCGCGGCTGA
- a CDS encoding carbohydrate ABC transporter permease, whose product MSTRTLISPARLARPRGRAAYRAVLVLVLVLFTLVFLGPLYWLASSGFKDAQEVIQTPPTLVPGSFEPANYGRAWEVMDLATLLLNTLYYAFGALAFQLVLDVAAAYSLSKLRPVLGKAVLGMMLATLMIPATVLVVPQYLTVLDVPIVERNLLDSPWVIWLPSVTNAFNIFLLKRFFDSIPQELLSAAALDGAGPLRILWSIVLPVSRPILGVVSIFAVVGVWKDFLWPMLTLPDPAKQTLNVGIYSLSNGVPVNVLIAALTIASLPTLLVFLVFQRNIMGGLTAGGLKG is encoded by the coding sequence ATGTCCACACGCACGCTCATCTCGCCGGCCCGGCTCGCCCGCCCCCGCGGCAGGGCCGCCTACCGGGCCGTCCTCGTCCTGGTCCTCGTCCTCTTCACCCTGGTCTTCCTCGGCCCCCTCTACTGGCTCGCGTCCAGCGGCTTCAAGGACGCCCAGGAGGTCATCCAGACCCCGCCCACCCTGGTCCCCGGCAGCTTCGAACCCGCCAACTACGGCCGGGCCTGGGAGGTCATGGACCTCGCCACCCTCCTCCTCAACACCCTCTACTACGCCTTCGGCGCCCTCGCCTTCCAGCTCGTCCTGGACGTCGCCGCCGCCTACTCGCTCTCCAAACTGCGCCCCGTGCTCGGCAAGGCCGTCCTCGGCATGATGCTCGCCACCCTGATGATCCCGGCGACCGTCCTCGTCGTCCCCCAGTACCTCACCGTGCTCGACGTGCCGATCGTCGAACGCAACCTGCTCGACAGCCCGTGGGTGATCTGGCTGCCGTCCGTCACCAACGCCTTCAACATCTTCCTGCTGAAGCGCTTCTTCGACTCCATCCCCCAGGAACTGCTCTCCGCCGCCGCCCTGGACGGCGCCGGCCCCCTGCGGATCCTCTGGTCGATCGTCCTGCCCGTCTCCCGGCCGATCCTCGGCGTGGTGTCGATCTTCGCGGTCGTCGGCGTGTGGAAGGACTTCCTCTGGCCGATGCTCACCCTTCCCGACCCGGCGAAGCAGACCCTCAACGTGGGCATCTACTCGCTCTCCAACGGGGTCCCGGTGAACGTGCTCATCGCCGCCCTCACCATCGCCTCGCTGCCCACGCTCCTCGTCTTCCTGGTCTTCCAGCGCAACATCATGGGCGGCCTCACCGCCGGCGGCCTCAAGGGCTGA
- a CDS encoding sugar ABC transporter permease codes for MPALSTAPRPTAPPRTDPPARTAPLATALRRNLTAHGFLIGAVLCFAVFSWYPMVREFLLAFQKTESGRTTWVGLDNFRTVADDPAFWQAWGNTLLYTALALLLGFAVPFVAALVINEFRHGQGYLRLLVYLPVMLPPVAAVLLFKYLYDPGYGLLNELLRFLGRPEQQWLQDPDISLLAVVIASTWMNMGGATLIYLAALQSIPGELYEAAELDGAGLLRKIWHVTIPQTRLVLSLMLLMQVIATMQVFVEPFLLTGGAGPEGSTTTVVYLIYQYAFNFNNYGAAAALGLMLLVLLAGFSAAYVKLSRAEDE; via the coding sequence ATGCCGGCCCTCAGCACCGCCCCGCGCCCCACGGCGCCACCCCGCACCGACCCACCGGCCAGGACGGCACCCCTCGCCACGGCCCTGCGGCGCAACCTCACCGCCCACGGCTTCCTCATCGGCGCCGTCCTCTGCTTCGCGGTCTTCTCCTGGTACCCGATGGTCAGGGAGTTCCTGCTCGCCTTCCAGAAGACCGAGAGCGGCCGCACCACCTGGGTCGGCCTCGACAACTTCCGCACCGTCGCCGACGACCCGGCCTTCTGGCAGGCGTGGGGCAACACCCTCCTCTACACCGCCCTCGCCCTGCTCCTCGGCTTCGCCGTCCCCTTCGTCGCCGCGCTCGTCATCAACGAGTTCCGTCACGGACAGGGCTACCTCCGGCTCCTCGTCTACCTCCCGGTGATGCTCCCGCCGGTCGCCGCCGTCCTCCTCTTCAAGTACCTCTACGACCCCGGCTACGGCCTCCTCAACGAACTCCTCCGCTTCCTCGGCCGGCCCGAACAGCAGTGGCTCCAGGACCCCGACATCTCCCTGCTCGCCGTCGTCATCGCCTCCACCTGGATGAACATGGGCGGCGCCACCCTGATCTACCTCGCCGCGCTCCAGTCCATCCCCGGCGAGCTGTACGAGGCCGCCGAACTCGACGGCGCCGGCCTGCTCCGCAAGATCTGGCACGTCACCATCCCGCAGACCCGGCTCGTCCTCTCCCTGATGCTGCTCATGCAGGTCATCGCCACCATGCAGGTCTTCGTCGAACCGTTCCTGCTCACCGGCGGAGCCGGACCCGAAGGGTCCACCACCACCGTCGTGTACCTCATCTACCAGTACGCCTTCAACTTCAACAACTACGGCGCCGCGGCCGCCCTCGGCCTCATGCTGCTCGTGCTCCTCGCCGGATTCTCGGCGGCGTACGTCAAGCTCAGCCGCGCCGAGGACGAGTAG
- a CDS encoding extracellular solute-binding protein yields MRSARLRRTRRPAAVALVSALALTALAACGTSSSDDGTDGTEQSGSSDPTTPLDPRTKVTLTIDCMPPAAKAAELKEWKEDVAEFNKTYPNVTIEGRSTPGQCLEPPRFTAMLKAKSQPDVFYTYFTDLPQVLAEDGAADISAYVHPTSVPLLKDIAPDVLGSLKHKGNLYGLPTSNYTMGLLINRKLFKDAGLDPDAPPRTWDEVRAAAKKIAALGNGVAGFGEYSAGNTGGWHFTAQMYSLGGDVVDASGTKAAFNDEIGKQVAKNLHAMRWEDDSMGKTQLLKWGDLQKQIATDKLGMFLAAPDDIAYMVQQLGAKYENFGMGPIPGGRNTLAGGNNYMVKKGISPDKIKAAVAWLNFKNLTVGKGQFDWARAKADGLPVGVPQPNFWLGDSKTKDDGARTRHATMPVANFKAFMDNPVPGKAEPPKAQEVYKVLDNVMSGLLTNKDADIDKLLATAETQVNQVLAHQ; encoded by the coding sequence ATGAGAAGTGCCCGGCTCCGCCGTACCCGCAGACCGGCCGCAGTCGCCCTCGTCTCCGCCCTCGCGCTCACCGCGCTCGCCGCTTGCGGCACCAGCAGCAGCGACGACGGCACCGACGGAACCGAGCAGAGCGGCTCCTCCGACCCCACCACGCCGCTCGACCCCAGGACGAAGGTGACGCTCACCATCGACTGCATGCCGCCCGCGGCGAAGGCGGCCGAGCTGAAGGAGTGGAAGGAGGACGTCGCCGAGTTCAACAAGACCTACCCGAACGTCACCATCGAGGGCCGCTCCACCCCCGGCCAGTGCCTGGAGCCCCCGCGCTTCACCGCGATGCTCAAGGCCAAGTCCCAGCCCGACGTCTTCTACACCTACTTCACCGACCTGCCGCAGGTCCTCGCCGAGGACGGCGCCGCCGACATCAGCGCCTACGTCCACCCCACCAGCGTCCCGCTCCTCAAGGACATCGCCCCCGACGTCCTCGGCTCCCTCAAGCACAAGGGCAACCTGTACGGCCTGCCCACCAGCAACTACACGATGGGCCTGCTGATCAACCGCAAGCTCTTCAAGGACGCCGGCCTCGACCCCGACGCCCCGCCGCGCACCTGGGACGAGGTCCGCGCCGCCGCCAAGAAGATCGCCGCCCTCGGGAACGGCGTCGCCGGCTTCGGCGAGTACAGCGCCGGCAACACCGGCGGCTGGCACTTCACCGCCCAGATGTACAGCCTCGGCGGCGACGTCGTCGACGCGAGCGGCACCAAGGCCGCCTTCAACGACGAGATCGGCAAGCAGGTCGCGAAGAACCTCCACGCCATGCGCTGGGAGGACGACAGCATGGGGAAGACCCAGCTGCTCAAGTGGGGCGACCTCCAGAAGCAGATCGCCACCGACAAGCTCGGCATGTTCCTCGCCGCCCCCGACGACATCGCGTACATGGTCCAGCAGCTCGGCGCGAAGTACGAGAACTTCGGCATGGGCCCGATCCCCGGCGGCAGGAACACCCTCGCCGGCGGCAACAACTACATGGTCAAGAAGGGCATCTCGCCCGACAAGATCAAGGCCGCCGTCGCCTGGCTGAACTTCAAGAACCTCACCGTCGGCAAGGGCCAGTTCGACTGGGCCCGCGCCAAGGCCGACGGCCTCCCCGTCGGCGTCCCGCAGCCCAACTTCTGGCTCGGCGACTCCAAGACGAAGGACGACGGCGCCCGCACCCGGCACGCCACCATGCCGGTCGCCAACTTCAAGGCGTTCATGGACAACCCCGTCCCCGGCAAGGCCGAGCCGCCGAAGGCCCAGGAGGTCTACAAGGTGCTCGACAACGTGATGTCCGGCCTCCTCACCAACAAGGACGCCGACATCGACAAGCTCCTGGCGACCGCCGAGACCCAGGTCAACCAGGTCCTCGCCCACCAGTGA
- a CDS encoding discoidin domain-containing protein yields MRIRNWRSRGLSAVIATSLLALGGPLTTAQAAGGPNLALGDTAGASSAHAEYGAANVTDGNQGTYWQSAGSAFPQWVQADLGTATRVDEVVLKLPAGWESRNQTLSVQGSADGTSFTTLKTSATYAFTPGSGNTVTIAFPAAQTRFVRVDITANTGWQAAQLSELEVHGADGTSANLAAGKTLTASGHTQTYVASHANDGNRATYWESPGGAFPQWLQADLGAALRVDRVVLRLPDTWEPRSQTLKIQAGTDGTSFTDLTAAQAYAFDAASGRSATVSFGATTARYVRVLVTANTVQNAAQFSELEVYGPAGGDTRAPTAPANLAYTEPASGQIRLTWSAATDDTGVTAYDVYADGALLTTVAGNVTTYTDIRPADRTVTYKVRARDAAGNQSGDSNAVTRTGDTGDTQAPTAPANLAYTESGAGRIRLAWTASTDDTGVTGYEIYANGALLTTVAGNVTTHTDTQPASATVTYRVRARDAAGNRSGDSNSVTRNGSGGTGSNLAVAKPISASSTVHAFVAAHANDDSTATYWEGAGGSYPNALTVRLGADADLDRLVLKLDPGSAWGARSQTIEVLGRGQDATGFTSLVAAKSYAFDPGSGNQVTIPVTARTADVQLRITANTGAPAGQVAEFQVIGVPAPNPDLRVTGLTVSPASPVESDPITVSATVRNDGTAAAPASGLAVRLGGTKVATAAVGALAAGAQTTVSASIGARDAGSYELSAVADEGGAVVEQNETDNTYTSPTALVVRPVDSSDPVTVSVATSPSSPSAGDTVTFKAVVRNQGTVATATGTHGVTLTLLNDQGGTVKTLTGSYAGPLAAGARTEVSLGPWTAADGSYTVRTVLADDPNELPVKRANNTATQPLFVGRGANMPYDMYEAEDGTPGGGATVVGPNRTVGDIAGEASGRRAVNLDATGEYVEFTTRASTNTLVTRFSIPDAPGGGGIDSTINVYVDGVFRKALPLTSKYAWLYGSETAPGNSPGAGGPRHIYDEAHLMLGETVPAGSRIRLQKDAANTSTYAIDFVNLEQVAPVANPDPAAYAVPAGFGHQDVQNALDRVRMDTTGALTGVYLPPGDYQTSGKFQVYGKAVKVVGAGPWYTRFHAPATQENTDVGFRAEATARGSLFKGFAYFGNYTSRIDGPGKVFDFANVSDIVIDDIWNEHTVCLYWGANTDRITLRNSRIRNLFADGVNMTNGSTDNLVTNNDARATGDDSFALFSAVDAGGADMKNNVYENLTSTLTWRAAGVAVYGGYDNTFRNIHIADTLVYSGITISSLDFGYPMNGFGTAPTTFENISIVRAGGHFWGAQTFPGIWVFSASKVFQGIRVNHVDIVDPTYSGVMFQTNYVGGQPQFPIKDTVFTDISITGARRSGDAFDAKSGFGLWANEQPEAGQGPAVGEVTFNGLRMSGNAVDIRNTTSTFRITVNP; encoded by the coding sequence ATGAGGATCCGCAACTGGAGATCACGGGGCCTGAGCGCCGTGATCGCGACGAGCCTGCTGGCGCTGGGCGGTCCCCTGACGACCGCGCAGGCCGCCGGAGGCCCGAACCTCGCCCTGGGCGACACCGCCGGGGCGAGCAGCGCGCACGCCGAGTACGGCGCCGCGAACGTCACCGACGGCAATCAGGGCACGTACTGGCAGAGCGCCGGCTCCGCCTTCCCCCAGTGGGTGCAGGCCGACCTCGGCACCGCCACCCGCGTCGACGAGGTCGTGCTGAAGCTGCCCGCCGGCTGGGAGAGCCGGAACCAGACCCTCTCCGTGCAGGGCAGCGCCGACGGCACGAGTTTCACCACCCTGAAGACCTCGGCAACCTACGCCTTCACCCCCGGCTCCGGGAACACCGTCACCATCGCCTTCCCGGCCGCCCAGACCCGTTTCGTACGGGTCGACATCACCGCCAACACCGGCTGGCAGGCCGCCCAGCTCTCCGAACTGGAGGTGCACGGCGCCGACGGCACCTCCGCGAACCTCGCCGCCGGGAAGACCCTCACCGCCAGCGGCCACACCCAGACGTACGTGGCGTCCCACGCCAACGACGGCAACCGTGCCACCTACTGGGAGAGTCCCGGCGGCGCCTTCCCGCAGTGGCTCCAGGCCGACCTCGGGGCCGCCCTGCGCGTCGACCGGGTCGTGCTGCGGCTGCCCGACACCTGGGAGCCCCGCAGCCAGACCCTGAAGATCCAGGCCGGTACGGACGGCACCTCCTTCACGGACCTGACCGCCGCCCAGGCGTACGCCTTCGACGCGGCGAGCGGGCGCAGCGCGACGGTCTCCTTCGGCGCCACCACCGCCCGGTACGTCCGCGTCCTCGTCACCGCCAACACGGTGCAGAACGCGGCCCAGTTCTCCGAGCTGGAGGTCTACGGGCCGGCGGGCGGCGACACCCGGGCGCCGACCGCGCCCGCGAACCTGGCGTACACGGAGCCCGCCTCCGGGCAGATCCGCCTCACCTGGAGCGCGGCCACCGACGACACCGGCGTCACCGCGTACGACGTCTACGCCGACGGCGCCCTGCTGACCACCGTCGCCGGGAACGTCACCACGTACACCGACATCCGCCCGGCGGACCGGACGGTGACCTACAAGGTCAGGGCGCGGGACGCGGCAGGCAACCAGTCCGGCGACTCCAACGCCGTGACCAGGACCGGGGACACCGGCGACACCCAGGCGCCGACGGCCCCCGCGAACCTGGCGTACACGGAGTCCGGTGCCGGCCGGATCCGGCTCGCCTGGACCGCCTCCACCGACGACACGGGCGTCACCGGCTACGAGATCTACGCGAACGGCGCCCTGCTGACCACCGTCGCCGGGAACGTCACCACCCACACCGACACCCAGCCCGCCTCCGCGACCGTCACCTACCGGGTACGGGCCAGGGACGCGGCGGGCAACCGGTCCGGCGACAGCAACAGCGTCACCCGGAACGGCAGCGGCGGCACCGGGTCCAACCTCGCCGTGGCCAAGCCGATCAGCGCCTCGTCCACCGTGCACGCCTTCGTCGCCGCCCACGCCAACGACGACAGCACGGCCACCTACTGGGAGGGCGCGGGCGGCAGCTACCCGAACGCCCTCACCGTGCGGCTCGGTGCCGACGCCGACCTCGACCGGCTCGTCCTGAAGCTCGATCCCGGCAGCGCCTGGGGTGCCCGCTCCCAGACGATCGAGGTCCTCGGCCGCGGCCAGGACGCCACGGGCTTCACGAGTCTCGTCGCCGCGAAGAGCTACGCCTTCGACCCCGGCAGCGGCAACCAGGTGACCATCCCGGTGACCGCCAGGACCGCCGACGTGCAGCTGCGGATCACCGCCAACACCGGCGCCCCGGCCGGACAGGTCGCCGAGTTCCAGGTGATCGGCGTCCCGGCGCCCAACCCCGACCTGCGGGTCACCGGGCTGACCGTCTCGCCCGCCTCGCCCGTCGAGTCGGACCCGATCACGGTCTCCGCCACCGTCCGCAACGACGGCACCGCCGCCGCCCCGGCCAGCGGCCTCGCCGTCCGCCTCGGCGGCACGAAGGTCGCCACGGCGGCGGTCGGCGCGCTCGCCGCCGGGGCCCAGACCACCGTCTCGGCCTCGATCGGGGCCCGCGACGCCGGCTCGTACGAGCTGAGCGCGGTCGCCGACGAGGGCGGGGCGGTCGTCGAACAGAACGAGACCGACAACACCTACACCAGCCCCACCGCGCTCGTGGTACGGCCGGTGGACAGCTCCGACCCGGTCACCGTCTCGGTCGCCACCTCGCCGTCCAGCCCCTCGGCCGGCGACACGGTCACCTTCAAGGCCGTCGTCCGCAACCAGGGCACGGTGGCGACCGCCACCGGCACCCACGGGGTCACGCTCACCCTCCTGAACGACCAGGGAGGCACCGTGAAGACCCTCACCGGCTCGTACGCCGGGCCGCTGGCGGCCGGGGCGCGGACGGAGGTGAGCCTCGGGCCGTGGACGGCCGCCGACGGCTCGTACACCGTCCGCACGGTCCTCGCCGACGACCCGAACGAGCTGCCGGTGAAGCGGGCGAACAACACCGCCACCCAGCCGCTCTTCGTGGGGCGCGGCGCGAACATGCCGTACGACATGTACGAGGCGGAGGACGGCACCCCGGGCGGCGGCGCGACCGTCGTCGGGCCCAACCGCACCGTCGGCGACATCGCGGGCGAGGCGTCCGGCCGCAGGGCCGTGAACCTGGACGCGACCGGCGAGTACGTCGAGTTCACCACCCGGGCCTCGACCAACACCCTGGTCACCCGCTTCTCGATCCCGGACGCCCCGGGCGGCGGCGGCATCGACTCGACGATCAACGTCTATGTCGACGGGGTCTTCCGGAAGGCCCTGCCGCTGACCTCGAAGTACGCCTGGCTGTACGGCTCCGAGACGGCTCCCGGAAACTCCCCGGGCGCGGGCGGACCGCGGCACATCTACGACGAGGCGCACCTGATGCTCGGCGAGACCGTGCCGGCCGGCAGCAGGATCCGGCTCCAGAAGGACGCCGCGAACACCTCCACGTACGCGATCGACTTCGTGAACCTGGAGCAGGTCGCGCCGGTGGCGAACCCGGACCCGGCGGCGTACGCCGTGCCGGCGGGCTTCGGCCACCAGGACGTGCAGAACGCCCTGGACCGGGTCCGGATGGACACCACGGGCGCCCTGACGGGCGTCTACCTGCCGCCGGGCGACTACCAGACGTCGGGCAAGTTCCAGGTGTACGGCAAGGCCGTGAAGGTGGTCGGCGCCGGGCCCTGGTACACCCGGTTCCACGCCCCCGCGACCCAGGAGAACACCGACGTCGGGTTCCGGGCCGAGGCGACCGCGAGGGGCTCGCTCTTCAAGGGCTTCGCCTACTTCGGCAACTACACCTCGCGGATCGACGGGCCGGGGAAGGTCTTCGACTTCGCGAACGTGTCGGACATCGTCATCGACGACATCTGGAACGAGCACACGGTGTGCCTCTACTGGGGCGCCAACACCGACCGGATCACCCTCAGGAACTCCCGGATCCGGAACCTGTTCGCCGACGGGGTCAACATGACCAACGGGTCGACGGACAACCTGGTGACCAACAACGACGCCCGGGCCACCGGCGACGACAGCTTCGCGCTGTTCTCGGCCGTCGACGCCGGCGGCGCGGACATGAAGAACAACGTCTACGAGAACCTGACCAGCACGCTCACCTGGCGGGCGGCGGGCGTGGCCGTCTACGGCGGCTACGACAACACCTTCCGCAACATCCACATCGCCGACACCCTGGTCTACTCCGGCATCACCATCTCCTCGCTGGACTTCGGGTATCCGATGAACGGATTCGGAACCGCTCCGACGACCTTCGAGAACATCTCGATCGTCCGGGCCGGCGGCCATTTCTGGGGCGCCCAGACCTTCCCCGGGATCTGGGTCTTCTCGGCCTCCAAGGTGTTCCAGGGGATCCGGGTGAACCACGTCGACATCGTCGACCCCACCTACAGCGGGGTGATGTTCCAGACGAACTACGTGGGCGGCCAGCCGCAGTTCCCCATCAAGGACACGGTGTTCACCGACATCTCGATCACCGGAGCGCGCCGGTCCGGTGACGCCTTCGACGCGAAGTCCGGCTTCGGCCTGTGGGCCAACGAGCAGCCGGAGGCAGGCCAGGGTCCCGCCGTGGGCGAGGTGACCTTCAACGGGCTGCGGATGAGCGGCAACGCCGTCGACATCCGCAACACCACCTCCACCTTCCGGATCACCGTCAATCCGTAG